Below is a window of Arabidopsis thaliana chromosome 2, partial sequence DNA.
CAGTCCAGCCCCTAGGCTACCCTGTTTCAAACTTATTACCTAGTGTCTGGTGACTCTACGATTCAAACCTAAAGCCAACAGAAGTGTGTTTTCTCGACACACTTTTTCCATTATTCTTGTACTACTTCTAATGGTCTATCATTggattattaaaatttgcacATACAGCACAAGACCTGCTACTGGGATAAGAAAACACACCTGTGACTGAAGGAGACcaccaaatatatattgaataagTGTTGTCTCTTGGGCGCGAGGAGGCACCACTTTTTCTCCACCAAATTCGTCGAGGCAAACAGATTGCATCATATCAATTGCAAACCTAAATCAcatgaaatttaaaagcaTTAGCTGACAGAATGACAGAAACTCCACCGCTAGATTACACCAACAAGGAACAATAGCTGACCTCATCAACTCATGAGCATCCTCCTGTCTCCCATACCCAAGATTTCCACCAATATTAGGCAGCCGCGAGATAATGTTCATTGGTGAAAAAGGAAACCGGCTATAGTTTGCTCTGTCAAGATGATTTTCAAATTCGCATAAGAAGCACCAATCATTTCGCCTACCTGTTAACcaaaacatagaaataaaattgatatgCATACAGGAAATTCAATTAGAAGAGTTGTGAAGCATTGAAATTTCTCGAAGAAACTATTACATTCTCTTTTGTGGCCTCTCTCCAGAAGGTAAGCAACAAGAGGGCGTGTCCAGGAAAGGCATTGTAGAACCACATTAGCGAAACAACTGAAAGAGTATTGACATaacagaaaaaggaaatcattaaaaagaattaaattGGTGCGTTAAAGCTACACTAGAAACCAGATGAACAAAAACCTGTTTCCACAATTGGTGAGCCCACAAGGAGCCATTATTGGTCTGTCCCAGTTATAATATCTAACAAAACTTTCGTATGGGAAAAGAACCTGCAGAATAATGCAAACAAGATTCAGACTTGCATGACGAAAACAATCAAGAGAGTGTCAAACATCAGATTACTAAAACGAGGACCATTACATCTGTTGGCTTGAGGGTAGCTTTGCTTTGGCTCTGTTGAGGAACCAATGCAATCCTAGTCTTCTTAGAAGCAGATCTATTCCCAAACAGAGAAGCTTCGAAATCGATATCATCTCTTCTCACTGGTGATGAGTCAGTACTCCGAAACCCCTTGCATTTTAGTTTATGTCCTGATTTCCAATCTGACGTTTGGCATGCCGCAGAGCTAGTACCAAAGAACAGAGgcaaaaaaagaaccaaattcaaaaaacaGATCCACCAAAATcctaaaaatccaaactttcaAAGCAAGACTATTCTgtaaaaaacattagaaactAACAATGGAAGCACGAGCTAAACAATTGGTCCAATTCTATCTCCAGCTACATCTAAATCAAATCCCAAAGCCCTAATCACATAggcaaaaaggaaaagaatttacaaaacaGATGCAACTAAAAtcctaaaaatcaaaactttcacaAGCAAAACTGTTCACTCTTCTATCTCCAGCTACGTCCAAATCAGAAtctaaaaaccctaataagGAGCAAACTTGAATCTTTTCAACATACCAGTATCTCACAGATTTGCAGCGAGAGCACTTTTTGGTAGTAGCCTTCCCACAGACAGAACATTCAGCCGTGTCGGAAACCATGAAATCTCGGCGATGGTCTCTATCGAAACCACCGGAGCCACCACCGACCTCGAAGTACTTGGCTGCCGTTCTTTTAACAAAGTAGAGAAGACCGATAGAGACAAAGAAGAGCGTCAATATAAGCTGCGTGAAGGAATTCAGATCCACAAATAATCCAACTTCATGCATCTAATTCCCTCTCGAACATCGATCTTcgtttttcttcctcttctcttctcagaTTCGATTCGGAGATGCCAAAGAGAATCaacctcctctgttttttctttgctctGTGTTTTATAGAGTtaaagagagaatgagagaatGGGCcaattaaaatctttgttcACATGGGGCCTTTTgggtaattaattatttttggacaattattttcctttttatttattaatcatttgttttttgtctttactttttttctttgtaatttagTTAATTTACAGTTATTACAGGCCAACTACTATTTTTCTGGATTTTTTTCCATTATGAAAAAGTTAATGTTAATGATTATTAGATACTACTACATTGTGTGATATACAATTCAATAGATAAGTGTTCTTTCTAGAAAAGGttagtagttttttttggcaatCATATGTAAAATACATTGTTGAATTATAATCGAATTCACTCTGATTGTGTTTGaaacctcaaaaaaaaaaaaaaaaaaaaagagattcaatccattaataataatattctttttgtCTAATGGTTAAAATTGTATGAGTACTACCAGGCTTTGGACTCCTAAaattcaacttttgttttgttttataaccTGAATAATGAGAAATCGaaatacatttgtttttgggttgCTAGTtacacattaattaaaaagtaactTCATGATTGGTAGcccaatcaaaatatattttagataacAAATTTgtgataatttttttgttaattactaATATCACAAAACTCATATTGATATTAAACATCCAAGAAACTTAGTTACGACTTTGGTAAATTGTTATCAACCTACTTGAATCGGTTTAACAattctttcagatttttgtttttctaaacaaaCTAAGTAACTAACAATTCTTTTAGATATAACGCTGAAAATAacttaaattaaatagaaaatcatatatccttaaaaaaattgaatttctaTTACAGTTATAATTTGGATATCAGTGACTTGTCCCAACTGTATCAAGAAtataactataatattttgagatttttacaactttttcttttgattcacATTCATCTTCAATATTAGTTAAGTTATTCTATCACACTCCTCATATGTACATCTCATCATATTATGTCTTTTGTTGGTATCTTTATTTTGTGCGGTAAAAATCTTCACAAAATGTTTTAGTCACTAATTTAAACTGATAAAGTTGAACTCTCCTTTTCTTTGCTAAACAAACATTCACAAATCCCACACCGTAAGGCCAATGATCATACAATTACAACATACTTAGAAAACATACTACAATAGTACAATTAGACCTTAAGAGTTATATCTTACCAAATAAAAGAGTCAAACATTGATTCATTTCAATATTACACTCATAtacattttcatttgattGCTAGCTTCACCTTGGAGCAGAACTTAAGGACGcaacttgtttcttcttcccaaaTCAGTTCCAACATGATGGATTCGTTTGCCTTCACACCGTTAGCTTGGATGAATCCTTTCCAGCCTCCTACCATTCCcagtctttttcttttgtagtccACCAACCGCAGAGTCGTTAACCACTTCATACCATGTTTATCCAACAGAGTCattttagtttcttcattgataCCATTCATCCTCGTGAAGGGTATCGGAAGACGCTGAAACAAAGATTCAcacaaaagattcaaatttgatgGACTGTAAAAAGACAATGGCTTGGAGTTTTGAAACTAACCAGTGCAGAACGTAGGATGTTATAAGGTGTAAGATTTAATGTCACAAATCGGTTTTCGGATGGTGAAGACGAAGCTTTCCATATCATTCTAcccttcttttcctttcttcttgaGATTTTCTCGTTGTGGCTACTCTCTTCATGGCTTTCTTGATCTGTCGAAAGAGACTCTACTTCATTAGCTTCTGAgcacacttcttcttctggctCGTTGGAGAGCAAACATAGAACAAGAGTTCCACTTTTCTTAATCAGTTTGAAAGTAATGATACTTCCAGCTCTTAGTCCATTGGCACTACAGAAACTTCTCCATCCTCGTCTGATGAGGGAAGTTCCGCATGATTTCTTTAGTTTCAAATCTAAAGTCCATGATTTGCCCTTTTCATTCATCAGAATCATCTCTCCACGTCTTTTGTCTACACCATTTTCCCTCATAAAACGCTTTGGAAGATACTGGAACAATACaaaataagtttaatatatttcagACACTAGTATGAGAGTTTCTTTTGGGATTCAAATTAAGAGTCGAATACCAGTGTGTCATAGCGTAGAGTCGAAGGCGCAACATTAGCCACAAAACAAGAGGGATCTAGTGAACAAGACTCTGCCCCTTTGGGTAACAAACGTAGAACAAGAGTTCCTCCTCTTTTGATCAGTTTGAAAGTGTAGATATCTCCAGCTTGAAGTCCATTGGCATCACAAAAACTCACCCACCCTCCTCTAACATAAACTGTTCCGCATGATGGCTTTTGTCTCAAGTTAAAATTCCATGATCTGCCCTTTTCATTCATCAGAACAATCTTTCCAGATCCGACTACACCATTTTCCCTCACAAAACCCATTGGAAAAAGCTGAAAAATTCATTATAAAACAACATGAATTCATAGTTTAATTTGGAATTCAAATTTAAGAGTAGAATACCATTAAGTCATAACGTAGACTCGAAGGCGCCACATTAGCCGAAAAACAAGAAGGATCTAGTGAAGAAGACTTTGCTTCTCCatttggattcttcttcttctctgaaaaagaatagatactAAGTGTTACATAGTTAAACTGGTTCTCTCTACTAACTGATCCATATTCCAAACTCAGACCACATTTCTTGAAGAGTCAGAGACAGAACACAACTTACCGAGGTTTCTCTCCTCGTCTGAACACGAACCATATTGGATCTCACAACAACTAGGTCCCAACATTGTAACGTGGAAAGacatatctctctcttgtcTGAAAACAACAATGTCACCGATTCGAAGATCATGTGAGAGAGCAAACTCTTTCCAACCGTCAGTGAGTCTCTGTCCATCTATCTTCACTTCCCAAGTTATCTTTGACGCATCTGATCTCAGCTCCGCCGTCTTCTGCTCATATCTTCCTTCTATATTCTTCAAGAAGAAGGCTACAGGTATTCTCTGAAAGAACATGCAAATAAAAACCTGACTCATCTTTAGCTTCTCAGATAGACAGAGAAAGATATagaagaagggaaagagagcgagagagagactgAGAGTACCAAGTGGGTGTGGAAGCCAGGAAGAAGAGGCTTGAAGAAATGTTGATTCGccattttcaaaatcttgagAAGTCCTAAATCTTCCAAAGTCTACAGTACAGCTTCTTGAAGGAAAGAGTGTGATAAATCTCAACTTGAAGATGACAGTATGTTGGTGTTCTTGGAATTATGAGAGACCATTGATTCTCAAGAAGAGACTGTTGAAGTGACTTTTTGGTGAAAGTCTTTAATATGGATATTTATTGTGGTTAAACGGTCTGGTTCGGTTCAGATGTTTCAGAATTCCTATGTATTGGTTTGGAATTTTTTTGACCGAAGTATACCGAAAGTAAAGTTCGGCTCGGTTCAGTTTTAATAGCATAAATTTAGGTTTAATTTCAAGATAATATACAATTGTTGTCAAATTGGAACCAAAAACCAATTTCGGGTCGGTTTACTGTAAGAGAgagttcaaaattttcaataattttcaattaaatttaagataaaaattgGTAACTTCAATTAAATTAGAATAATCGTTTGGTAATTTCAGTTTGGTAGCTCTAAACCGAACTGAGTACCAAAGTATTACTACAGTAACTTTTATTGAGTTTACTCAATAAATCTAATCGATTAATTCTAACCGAATTAGCTAAACTTCTTTTTGGTATATGCGTAAGCctatttcacattttttctttcacatattGTAGAGCAAAAGACTCCAAGACATTTCATGTAAACAACAACAGATTCTTTTGCTAGAAATAACAAACTGATTATAAGATAATATACAGCCTAAGAATTTAAGGAACTAATGGACAAATCTAAACGTTTCTATTCTAATCTTTTTACATAAGCCAACTAAAAACTTACACGCCTAGGCCTAAATATTTACATGTCATCTATTcctaattaacatttttgtatatagtCTCCACAGAAGAGAACTTGAGTACCggagttgttgttgtatctTGTTCATTAACAAACTCCAAAGTAAAAGTCTGTCCTAACTTCACGCCATTAGCCTCACAAAAGCCTTCCCAACCATTTCCTAAAGCGAGAGTTCCATCTAGCGACAACATATATCCCGGCCATTCGACTCCGTTTTCACCCAAAAGAGTTATCTTCCCAAGTTTGTTGTTGATGCCATTAGCCTTCATGAACTGACTTGGAAGAATCTGCAAAAGATTTCAACAAACACATCTCTCATTACCATTTATAATTcaacaacagaaacaagaaatagTTTGACCAAGTTACCAGTTTACAGGCTGTAACATCTTCTGGTGTAAGTGCTAATGTCACGAATCTGTTTACGATTGTTGGGGAGGATGAATCTCTACTTTTTGGTTCTAAAAAAATGGACTCTTCCTTGTTAGATTTAGAACTGCTAAACTTTGTACGTAACAAACTGAGCACAGGATTTGTGTCTTCCCATATTAACTCCATCGTAAAGGAGTCGCCTGACTTTAAGTCTTTTGTATCAGCAAACTCTTTCCAACCCTTTCCCAAACTCATTGTTCCTTTCTTGTCCCGTTTAACCGTTGTCAGCCACTTCCTACCATCTGTATCCAATAGATATATCGTTCCAGGCTGGTTAATATTGTTCTCCCTTGCAAATTGCGCTGAAAGAAtctagaaaacaaattgatacTCTTATTATGTGATAAAACCAGTAAGagtaaaatagagaaaaaaactaattctCTGAAGCAAGAGTTGTTTGATAAACTGACCAGCCTATTTTTTCCGACACAGGTTGGTGTAATTGTAAAtgttacaaattgtttttggcACGATGGATTTAAATCTCTCCCTTTTAGATGATTCCTCTCTTTATCCACTGTCCTGATCTTCTTCATGAATTGACTTGGAAGAATCTGCAAAAGATTTGAACCAACACATCTCTCATTATCAGTTATGATTTCAAGAGAGAAACTATCTCACCTCTGAAAAACAAGAGTAGTTTGATGAAGTTACCAATTTACAGGCTTTAACATCTTCAGGTGTGAGTGCTGGAGTCACGATTCGGTTTTTGATTGTTGGGGATGATTCTCTGGTTTTATGTTCTGAGGAAATTGACTCTTTCTCGTTAGCTTTTGAACTCCTAAACTCGGTACGTAACAAACTGAGCATAGGAGTTGTGTCTTCCCATACTAACTCCATCGTAAAGGATTCGCCTAACTTAAAGTCATTTGCTTCAGCAAATTCTTTCCAACCTTTTCCCAAACTCATTGTTCCTTTCTTATCTCGTTGAAGGCTTATCAGCCACTTTGTACCATCTGTATCCAGCAGATATATCATTCCAGGCTTGTCAATATTGTTCTTCCTTGCAAATTGTGGGGAAAGAATCtggaaaaaatatgaaacgAGGGTAAAATTAATAACCTCTTGTTATGGGATAAAACCAGTAAGAGTAAATGAGTTGTTTGATAAACTTACAAgtctatctttttttatagAGGAAGGTGTAATTGTTAATGTCACAAAGTGTTTTTGGCTTGATGGAGTTAAATATGTCCCTCTCAGATATTTCCTCTCTCCATCCACTGATTTGCTCTCTTCTTTgtcatttttctctttgctGTTGTCATCTTTGATGTTCACGTCTTTCCTGATTTTTTTACATGTGCTAGGTTCTATTGGAAGAGACTTTTTCTGGTTTGTTTCAGATCGCCCTCCTCCTGCTTCTCTGTCAATGCTACAGTCTGCAGGACACAAGCTAAGAACAGGAGTTTGGTCTTCCCAAATCAACTTTAGCGTGAAGGAGTCACCTGTCTTTAAGCCATTatctttaacaaaatcttTCCAGCCGTGTCCCAAAGACATGGCACCATTTGCTTTGTCGAATAACAAATTCGTCTGCTGCTTTATACCGTCTTTTCCCAACAGAGTAATCCTCCCCGGCTTGTTGATGCCATTCTCCCTCGTGAATACCTTTGGGAGACGCTGTTGAAGATTTCAGTTAAAGCAAAATAGTTTATCAAAACCATATCAAAGTACAATAAACTAACAACCACTAAACAAGAGTCATTTGATAAACTTACCAATCTATCACTGGAAGGTGTAATTGTTATtgttacaaattgtttttggcTTGATAGAGTTGAATCTCTACTTTTCAGATGAtccttctttctctcccaTGACATGTTCTCCTCTTTGTCATTGTTGCTGATTTTGTCCCTGTTGCTAGGATCTATGAAAAGAGAATGTTTCTCGATAGCTTTTGAAATCTCTTCCTGCTCTCTGTCACTGTTAGATTCTGGACTACACAAACTAAGCACAGGAGTTGTTTCTTCCCATATCAACTTGAGTGTGAAGCCCGTCTCTAAGCTGTTTGCTTTAACAAACTCTTTCCAACCCTTTCCCAAAGACATTGTTCCTTTACTGTCCAGCAGAAGACTTGTCAACCACTTTCTACCATGTTTATCCAAAAGACATATCTCCCCAGGCTTGTTGATGCCATTTTCCCTAACGAAAGGCGCCGAAAGACTCTGTAGATATTTGAACAAAAGCCGATTTAACATGCGTCACAACTAATAAGCGCAGAATCAAGAGTTGTCATTGATAAACTTACCAATTTTCCAATTCTAGCATAATCCGGTGGAAGCGTAAATGTTACGAATTGTTTATGACTTGGTGAATATGATGAATATGGTGAACCTCTTGGTTTCGGaatatacttctttttttctactatATTCATCAATGAGTCCAACGAGCTGCACTCGTCTTTACTGTCCTCCCTTGTTATGTTCTCTTCCCCATTGATAGATTCTGTAGGACAGAAACTGAGCACCAGCGTTTCACCTTTTCCCACTAGTTTAAACAGAAAGAAACCTCCTGCTTTTTGTCCATTTTCATCACAGAAATTTCTCCAACCCCGGCTGATATAAAAAGTACCAGATGATTCGTCGAACCTCAGATCCAATACCCTTGATCTTTCCCCTCCATCTGTTAAAATAATCTCCCGGTTTTTTCGTGTAAGACCATTTGCGCTTGTAAAATGTAGTGGAAGATACTGCAAGCACCAAATTAACACAAGATTCAGATTAATTTACTTAGAAACCGCTTTGTATATTACGATACTGCAAGCATTTTATGAATTTCCTCACGATTCTTTGTTTAGTTTCATGATAAACCAACTTAAGAATAATGTAGCAAACGTGaacaaacattttctttagttACATGATTCTTCTATATGGGATGATATTGAGGTCAATGCAGGAGTAAAGTAAATACCAGTGTATCTGTCGTTAGATCTAAAGCTGTGATAATGGCCATAAAACATGACTTGTCtgctgatgaagaagaagaaactgcatCTGCTTCTTCACTGTTCGTCTtcgctttcttctctttgggaAGCTCTGTACCAAAAATATCACATATGTTAAAACCTCATATACTGTTACTTGGACTCAGCATTCGAGAGAAGTGATGTTAATACCTTCACTATCACAAACATCTCCATTGTTTGATGAAAAGTCTACTTGATGCAAACGCTTTCTTAACAAACTTTCACCTAACACATGATTGAAACATTGATCTCCAAACACAGAATCAGTATTCAGAACAAAACTTACTTACCATCATTGTGTTCAATCTCATAGTAATTAGGTCCTAAATTAGAAACATGGAACACCAAATTTCCAACATATCTAAAAGCGACAACATCGCCGATACGAAAATCATTAGCCACCACAAACTCTTCCCAGCCGTCAGTGATTCTCCGATCAGACAACTTCACTTCCCAAGATTTGTCTGAAAAGTCCAATTTCAGCTCTGCGACGCTTCTTCCTTCGATATACTCTGAGAAGAAGTCTTCAGGAATCATctacaacaacacaaaaacaacaatgaaacagaagaaaatctttgaataAGCTAATCCGACAGAACAAGAGATAGTTACCAAGTGAGTGTGGAAGCTAGGAACAAGTGTGTGGAAGAATTGCGGATAAATCCTTGAATTCGccattgatgaagaagaacagaaaaaaacaaacaatcccttgaaaattttcttttcacgtaccaaattttgttttgttttctattttgagCACAAATTGGTAAATAAATGCATGCTTGTTGAAATTAACACAGAAAATTGGAATCTCCGATTATCTCTCTGTCTTGCTCCGTTTTCATTTTCCGACCAAATCGTAAAAGATTCCCCATCTCTTGACAGATAAATTGGGCCTGGATATATAACATATGGGCTAGATTTGGGCCAATAAAATCCACAAATTTGGGTATGGTATGCTGAAGACATTCTCAACTTTGCCAGATACAATGGCGTGCACAAAGTACCAAAATGGAACAATATGGATGTCTCAGTAAGCAATATATACCCTAAGAAATTAAGGAACTAAGGGACAAACTACAAACTTACAATAAGCCAACTACAAACTTATACGCCTAGGCCTAATTTTTACATGTCATCTATTtctaattaacatttttgtgtttagTCTCTCGAAAAGAGAACTTAAGTACCGGAGTTGTATCTTGTACATTAACGAACTCCAAAGTAAAAGACTCTCCTAACCTAACGCCATTAGCCTCACAAAAGCTTTTCCAACCATTTCCCAAAGCAAGAGTTCCATCTCTTGACAACAGATATGCCGACCATTCCTGTAGAATTAGGTATTGAACTAACTTGATTTCATTGATGCACAAAACATGTGTATTTATACAAGCGAGTCATTGTATGTG
It encodes the following:
- a CDS encoding B3 domain-containing protein REM13, yielding MANSRIYPQFFHTLVPSFHTHLMIPEDFFSEYIEGRSVAELKLDFSDKSWEVKLSDRRITDGWEEFVVANDFRIGDVVAFRYVGNLVFHVSNLGPNYYEIEHNDGESLLRKRLHQVDFSSNNGDVCDSEELPKEKKAKTNSEEADAVSSSSSADKSCFMAIITALDLTTDTLYLPLHFTSANGLTRKNREIILTDGGERSRVLDLRFDESSGTFYISRGWRNFCDENGQKAGGFFLFKLVGKGETLVLSFCPTESINGEENITREDSKDECSSLDSLMNIVEKKKYIPKPRGSPYSSYSPSHKQFVTFTLPPDYARIGKLSLSAPFVRENGINKPGEICLLDKHGRKWLTSLLLDSKGTMSLGKGWKEFVKANSLETGFTLKLIWEETTPVLSLCSPESNSDREQEEISKAIEKHSLFIDPSNRDKISNNDKEENMSWERKKDHLKSRDSTLSSQKQFVTITITPSSDRLRLPKVFTRENGINKPGRITLLGKDGIKQQTNLLFDKANGAMSLGHGWKDFVKDNGLKTDCSIDREAGGGRSETNQKKSLPIEPSTCKKIRKDVNIKDDNSKEKNDKEESKSVDGERKYLRGTYLTPSSQKHFVTLTITPSSIKKDRLILSPQFARKNNIDKPGMIYLLDTDGTKWLISLQRDKKGTMSLGKGWKEFAEANDFKLGESFTMELVWEDTTPMLSLLRTEFRSSKANEKESISSEHKTRESSPTIKNRIVTPALTPEDVKACKLILPSQFMKKIRTVDKERNHLKGRDLNPSCQKQFVTFTITPTCVGKNRLILSAQFARENNINQPGTIYLLDTDGRKWLTTVKRDKKGTMSLGKGWKEFADTKDLKSGDSFTMELIWEDTNPVLSLLRTKFSSSKSNKEESIFLEPKSRDSSSPTIVNRFVTLALTPEDVTACKLILPSQFMKANGINNKLGKITLLGENGVEWPGYMLSLDGTLALGNGWEGFCEANGVKLGQTFTLEFVNEQDTTTTPVLKFSSVETIYKNVN
- a CDS encoding Transcriptional factor B3 family protein (Transcriptional factor B3 family protein; FUNCTIONS IN: DNA binding; INVOLVED IN: regulation of transcription, DNA-dependent; CONTAINS InterPro DOMAIN/s: Transcriptional factor B3 (InterPro:IPR003340); BEST Arabidopsis thaliana protein match is: Transcriptional factor B3 family protein (TAIR:AT4G00260.1).); this translates as MANQHFFKPLLPGFHTHLRIPVAFFLKNIEGRYEQKTAELRSDASKITWEVKIDGQRLTDGWKEFALSHDLRIGDIVVFRQERDMSFHVTMLGPSCCEIQYGSCSDEERNLEKKKNPNGEAKSSSLDPSCFSANVAPSSLRYDLMLFPMGFVRENGVVGSGKIVLMNEKGRSWNFNLRQKPSCGTVYVRGGWVSFCDANGLQAGDIYTFKLIKRGGTLVLRLLPKGAESCSLDPSCFVANVAPSTLRYDTLYLPKRFMRENGVDKRRGEMILMNEKGKSWTLDLKLKKSCGTSLIRRGWRSFCSANGLRAGSIITFKLIKKSGTLVLCLLSNEPEEEVCSEANEVESLSTDQESHEESSHNEKISRRKEKKGRMIWKASSSPSENRFVTLNLTPYNILRSALRLPIPFTRMNGINEETKMTLLDKHGMKWLTTLRLVDYKRKRLGMVGGWKGFIQANGVKANESIMLELIWEEETSCVLKFCSKVKLAIK
- a CDS encoding Transcriptional factor B3 family protein, with protein sequence MANQHFFKPLLPGFHTHLRIPVAFFLKNIEGRYEQKTAELRSDASKITWEVKIDGQRLTDGWKEFALSHDLRIGDIVVFRQERDMSFHVTMLGPSCCEIQYGSCSDEERNLEKKKNPNGEAKSSSLDPSCFSANVAPSSLRYDLMLFPMGFVRENGVVGSGKIVLMNEKGRSWNFNLRQKPSCGTVYVRGGWVSFCDANGLQAGDIYTFKLIKRGGTLVLRLLPKGAESCSLDPSCFVANVAPSTLRYDTLYLPKRFMRENGVDKRRGEMILMNEKGKSWTLDLKLKKSCGTSLIRRGWRSFCSANGLRAGSIITFKLIKKSGTLVLCLLSNEPEEEVCSEANEVESLSTDQESHEESSHNEKISRRKEKKGRMIWKASSSPSENRFVTLNLTPYNILRSALVSFKTPSHCLFTVHQI
- a CDS encoding Transcriptional factor B3 family protein; amino-acid sequence: MANQHFFKPLLPGFHTHLVFICMFFQRIPVAFFLKNIEGRYEQKTAELRSDASKITWEVKIDGQRLTDGWKEFALSHDLRIGDIVVFRQERDMSFHVTMLGPSCCEIQYGSCSDEERNLEKKKNPNGEAKSSSLDPSCFSANVAPSSLRYDLMLFPMGFVRENGVVGSGKIVLMNEKGRSWNFNLRQKPSCGTVYVRGGWVSFCDANGLQAGDIYTFKLIKRGGTLVLRLLPKGAESCSLDPSCFVANVAPSTLRYDTLYLPKRFMRENGVDKRRGEMILMNEKGKSWTLDLKLKKSCGTSLIRRGWRSFCSANGLRAGSIITFKLIKKSGTLVLCLLSNEPEEEVCSEANEVESLSTDQESHEESSHNEKISRRKEKKGRMIWKASSSPSENRFVTLNLTPYNILRSALRLPIPFTRMNGINEETKMTLLDKHGMKWLTTLRLVDYKRKRLGMVGGWKGFIQANGVKANESIMLELIWEEETSCVLKFCSKVKLAIK
- a CDS encoding B3 domain-containing protein REM13 — encoded protein: MAIITALDLTTDTLYLPLHFTSANGLTRKNREIILTDGGERSRVLDLRFDESSGTFYISRGWRNFCDENGQKAGGFFLFKLVGKGETLVLSFCPTESINGEENITREDSKDECSSLDSLMNIVEKKKYIPKPRGSPYSSYSPSHKQFVTFTLPPDYARIGKLSLSAPFVRENGINKPGEICLLDKHGRKWLTSLLLDSKGTMSLGKGWKEFVKANSLETGFTLKLIWEETTPVLSLCSPESNSDREQEEISKAIEKHSLFIDPSNRDKISNNDKEENMSWERKKDHLKSRDSTLSSQKQFVTITITPSSDRLRLPKVFTRENGINKPGRITLLGKDGIKQQTNLLFDKANGAMSLGHGWKDFVKDNGLKTGDSFTLKLIWEDQTPVLSLCPADCSIDREAGGGRSETNQKKSLPIEPSTCKKIRKDVNIKDDNSKEKNDKEESKSVDGERKYLRGTYLTPSSQKHFVTLTITPSSIKKDRLILSPQFARKNNIDKPGMIYLLDTDGTKWLISLQRDKKGTMSLGKGWKEFAEANDFKLGESFTMELVWEDTTPMLSLLRTEFRSSKANEKESISSEHKTRESSPTIKNRIVTPALTPEDVKACKLILPSQFMKKIRTVDKERNHLKGRDLNPSCQKQFVTFTITPTCVGKNRLILSAQFARENNINQPGTIYLLDTDGRKWLTTVKRDKKGTMSLGKGWKEFADTKDLKSGDSFTMELIWEDTNPVLSLLRTKFSSSKSNKEESIFLEPKSRDSSSPTIVNRFVTLALTPEDVTACKLILPSQFMKANGINNKLGKITLLGENGVEWPGYMLSLDGTLALGNGWEGFCEANGVKLGQTFTLEFVNEQDTTTTPVLKFSSVETIYKNVN
- a CDS encoding Transcriptional factor B3 family protein, which produces MFFQRIPVAFFLKNIEGRYEQKTAELRSDASKITWEVKIDGQRLTDGWKEFALSHDLRIGDIVVFRQERDMSFHVTMLGPSCCEIQYGSCSDEERNLEKKKNPNGEAKSSSLDPSCFSANVAPSSLRYDLMLFPMGFVRENGVVGSGKIVLMNEKGRSWNFNLRQKPSCGTVYVRGGWVSFCDANGLQAGDIYTFKLIKRGGTLVLRLLPKGAESCSLDPSCFVANVAPSTLRYDTLYLPKRFMRENGVDKRRGEMILMNEKGKSWTLDLKLKKSCGTSLIRRGWRSFCSANGLRAGSIITFKLIKKSGTLVLCLLSNEPEEEVCSEANEVESLSTDQESHEESSHNEKISRRKEKKGRMIWKASSSPSENRFVTLNLTPYNILRSALRLPIPFTRMNGINEETKMTLLDKHGMKWLTTLRLVDYKRKRLGMVGGWKGFIQANGVKANESIMLELIWEEETSCVLKFCSKVKLAIK